A genomic window from Terrisporobacter glycolicus ATCC 14880 = DSM 1288 includes:
- a CDS encoding ComEC/Rec2 family competence protein: MKKYIAGFRSNNSKKKKKASIYYFLTTLLFLLGTSKDISDISLYLLLLMTPSLVCNFKAFIKKIKNKKKKEIFLHTLICYLITLCVFITSTPNINEAIADSQLLSETINKISLTTNKKEKKLSKEKDGDVISNVYEGQLHFINTGNSDAILIRQGGEAALIDGGDNDDEGTVVNYLKDIGVKELKYVIATHPDADHIGGLDAVINSIPVETVYVSNGDANTKTYSDFINAMSSKNLYPSVPLLGAEFYLGTSKFKVLSAANLNNPNDNSIVLEYLNGNDKMLLMGDAGTDIERIIDVKEVDLIKIGHHGSNTSSDIDFIKKINPQYAVITVGKNNRYGHPNKETMQTLKKENIEVHRSDECGNILFKSTGNGLIVNCVKGSYNYGR, translated from the coding sequence ATGAAAAAGTACATTGCAGGATTTAGGAGCAATAATTCTAAGAAGAAAAAGAAAGCTAGTATATATTATTTTTTAACTACATTGCTTTTTCTTTTAGGAACATCCAAAGATATAAGTGATATATCGCTTTATTTACTTCTTTTGATGACACCATCATTAGTTTGTAATTTTAAAGCTTTTATTAAAAAAATAAAAAACAAAAAGAAAAAAGAAATATTTCTACATACTTTAATATGTTATTTAATTACTTTGTGTGTTTTCATAACCTCAACACCCAATATAAATGAAGCAATAGCTGATTCGCAATTATTATCGGAAACAATCAACAAAATTTCTTTAACCACTAATAAAAAAGAAAAAAAATTAAGTAAAGAAAAAGACGGGGATGTAATATCTAATGTTTATGAAGGCCAACTACATTTTATAAATACGGGAAATTCAGATGCCATACTTATTAGACAAGGTGGAGAAGCAGCTCTTATTGATGGGGGAGACAATGATGATGAAGGTACTGTTGTTAACTATTTAAAAGATATAGGTGTTAAAGAACTAAAGTATGTTATAGCTACACATCCAGATGCTGATCATATAGGAGGATTAGATGCCGTAATTAATTCAATACCTGTAGAAACTGTTTATGTGAGTAATGGTGATGCTAATACAAAAACTTATTCAGACTTTATTAATGCAATGTCTAGTAAAAATTTATATCCTAGTGTGCCTTTATTGGGTGCAGAGTTTTATTTAGGAACATCAAAATTTAAGGTATTATCTGCCGCAAATTTAAATAATCCTAATGATAATTCAATAGTTTTAGAATATTTAAATGGAAATGATAAAATGTTACTTATGGGGGATGCTGGTACAGATATTGAAAGGATTATAGATGTAAAAGAAGTTGATTTAATTAAAATAGGTCATCATGGTTCCAATACTAGTTCTGATATTGATTTTATAAAAAAAATTAATCCCCAATATGCAGTAATAACTGTTGGAAAAAACAATAGATATGGTCATCCTAATAAAGAAACTATGCAGACTTTAAAAAAAGAAAACATAGAAGTTCATAGAAGTGATGAATGTGGTAATATTTTATTTAAATCAACTGGAAATGGCTTAATAGTTAATTGTGTGAAAGGAAGTTACAATTATGGTCGTTAA